The sequence CATAGATTAAGGATGCAAATGACTTCAGCTTTGATTTTTCCAAGGCTATCATTACATTTAGGGTTCTACCAAATTGTGAAAGTGTCTCAATTACTGTCTTATAACGTCCAGTTAGACCCTCGGCAACTAGGACGGCGATATGACGAGAATTAGTATTTTTTAATCTTTACTCTTGCCCAATAATCAAGGGTGCGAAAGCCATGATCAGAATCACACTCCCCTAGCATTAATTCAATTTCATAGTAAGTATCTAAGTCAGCACGATAAGCTAAGAGATCAAGTTTTCCACCTCGATTTTTATAGTGCCGCAATTCATGATTAATAATTTGAATATCGCCAAGGCCAAGCCTAGAAGGTTTTTCGATGATCCACCTTTGTAGCCAAGCCTCATCTTTCCCAATAGCCCGTATGGTTGTATCAAAACTATCAATAATTTCCATGATAATCTCCTCACTAGGGAGTTGTATTTTCTAGATTCTCAGCTTCTAGTTCCCGGATTTTCTCAATCGTGGCTTTGACGGTGGCAGCAATGGGAATGGAGAGAAAAACTCCTAACAATCCCGCAACTCGTCCCCCAATTAAAAGAGCAATAAACTGCCAGAGGGGATTCAAGCCAATAATATTCCCCAACAGTCGGGGAGCTAGAAAATTGTCCTTGATTTGCTGAAAAAAGACGGCTATTACGAGCACATTTACCGCCAACCAAACATTCTGAAATACCACCACCAAAACTACCAGGCCAATGCCAACGGTGGCTCCAATTACTGGAATTAACTGGGCCAGGCCAATGATTAAGGCAAACAAGAGGCTAAAGTTAACTCCCAAATAAATCATCACGGGCAAGAGGACTAAAAACATGAATAGCCCCAAGACCAACTGGGCTGAAAAGAACCGTTGAATGTTTAGGCGTAACGATTGATCAATAATTGGCCCCCAAGGCCGGGGAATACATCCGACTAAAGCTGTCCACAGTTGCCCACCATAGAAAAGCATATATACAGTTAAGACCAGCACTAAAAGCGCATCCACAAACCGTCCCAAAGTTGTAAATGCAACATCTGGTAAAACACTCAAAATCGCCTTCAATTGATTTAGTAATTCTTCCGTTACCTGTTCAAAATTAAAAGGAAACCGAAACCGATGCCCAAAGGCAATCACGCCGCGTAAGCTATCATTTCCAGA is a genomic window of Pseudocalidococcus azoricus BACA0444 containing:
- a CDS encoding AI-2E family transporter, which encodes MNWLGPRHSLQRYLTLAGLGPIIALNLWVWHQLFLYFEYLLSVLIIAAILAYLLDGLAAWLQRFSLTRLQAMIMVLGFVLIIFTLVGFTLIPAIATQSQQLIERLPEIVNSGNDSLRGVIAFGHRFRFPFNFEQVTEELLNQLKAILSVLPDVAFTTLGRFVDALLVLVLTVYMLFYGGQLWTALVGCIPRPWGPIIDQSLRLNIQRFFSAQLVLGLFMFLVLLPVMIYLGVNFSLLFALIIGLAQLIPVIGATVGIGLVVLVVVFQNVWLAVNVLVIAVFFQQIKDNFLAPRLLGNIIGLNPLWQFIALLIGGRVAGLLGVFLSIPIAATVKATIEKIRELEAENLENTTP